The following are encoded in a window of Amycolatopsis lexingtonensis genomic DNA:
- a CDS encoding VOC family protein, giving the protein MSIFRLNHAVLYVRDLAESVAFYRDVLGFGYIEGGDAHRGAAFLRAPGSTNDHDLGLFEIGAHAEDSGAGQTSVGLYHLAWEVDTLGDLERIAGRLREAGALVGSSDHGTTKSLYAKDPSGIEFEVVWIIPRELLTEDDRAKSAGIGRLDLAGELAKYGPDARSGVGISR; this is encoded by the coding sequence ATGTCGATCTTTCGCCTGAACCACGCCGTGCTCTACGTCCGCGACCTGGCGGAAAGCGTCGCGTTCTACCGGGACGTGCTGGGCTTCGGCTACATCGAGGGCGGCGACGCCCACCGCGGCGCGGCCTTCCTGCGGGCGCCCGGCTCGACCAACGACCACGATCTCGGGCTCTTCGAAATCGGCGCTCACGCCGAGGACTCCGGCGCCGGTCAGACGTCTGTCGGGCTGTACCACCTCGCGTGGGAGGTCGACACCCTCGGCGACCTCGAGCGGATCGCCGGCCGGCTCCGCGAGGCCGGCGCGCTGGTCGGCTCGTCGGACCACGGCACCACGAAGTCGTTGTACGCCAAGGATCCCAGTGGCATCGAGTTCGAGGTGGTCTGGATCATCCCGCGCGAGCTGCTGACCGAAGACGACCGGGCGAAGAGCGCGGGCATCGGCCGGCTCGACCTCGCGGGGGAGCTGGCGAAGTACGGCCCGGACGCGCGCAGCGGCGTGGGGA
- a CDS encoding D-Ala-D-Ala carboxypeptidase family metallohydrolase → MTTFDRRTLLKTGVVLAGGAAAMAAFPGVASAYSWPSSLRSGSTGAAVKELQIRVAGWAADSPKQTYVAVDGDFGPGTAAALTRFQTANHLPATGIADSDDFAALNALESADGSTAHFEFSEFTSKDGSSFDGGKVGAATVKENVRRLMYKLEALRLKAGGRAITISSGFRSIAHNQSIGGASNSMHLYGVAADIYVSGLSTRQVYVLAEACGFSGLERYTLSDAHQHVDSRVEYAYGSQSWWWESGTIS, encoded by the coding sequence GTGACCACTTTCGACCGTCGCACCCTGCTCAAGACCGGCGTCGTGCTCGCCGGCGGCGCCGCCGCGATGGCGGCTTTCCCCGGCGTCGCCTCGGCTTACTCGTGGCCGTCGTCGCTGCGGTCCGGCTCCACCGGGGCGGCGGTGAAGGAGCTGCAGATCCGCGTCGCCGGCTGGGCCGCCGACAGTCCGAAGCAGACCTACGTGGCCGTCGACGGCGACTTCGGGCCCGGGACGGCGGCCGCGCTGACGCGGTTCCAGACCGCGAACCACCTGCCCGCCACCGGGATCGCGGACTCCGACGACTTCGCCGCGCTCAACGCCCTCGAGTCGGCGGACGGCTCGACCGCCCACTTCGAGTTCAGCGAATTCACCTCGAAGGACGGCAGCAGCTTCGACGGCGGCAAAGTCGGCGCGGCCACGGTGAAGGAGAACGTCCGGCGGCTGATGTACAAGCTCGAAGCCCTGCGGCTCAAGGCGGGCGGGCGCGCGATCACGATCTCGTCCGGCTTCCGCAGCATCGCGCACAACCAGTCCATCGGCGGCGCGTCGAACAGCATGCACCTCTACGGGGTCGCGGCCGACATCTACGTCAGCGGGTTGAGCACCCGGCAGGTCTACGTCCTCGCCGAGGCCTGCGGCTTCTCCGGGCTGGAGCGCTACACGCTGTCGGACGCGCACCAGCACGTCGACAGCCGGGTCGAGTACGCCTACGGCTCGCAGAGCTGGTGGTGGGAGAGCGGCACGATCAGCTGA
- a CDS encoding NAD(P)-dependent oxidoreductase: MRITVFGAAGNVGRRVVAEAVTRGHEVTAVARDPRRAEGLAVPVRAGDAANPEDVAAVSRGQDLVITATRPAPGREDELIEATRGLLKGLAGTGVRLLAVGGAATLTTPAGTTVLDAPDLPAELRPIASACRAQHDVYRADTTVDWTYASPPALLEPGERTGHYRLGGDELLVGADGRSAISMEDFAVALLDEAERPRHHRTRFTVAY; the protein is encoded by the coding sequence ATGCGCATCACCGTGTTCGGCGCCGCCGGCAACGTCGGCCGCCGGGTCGTCGCCGAAGCCGTCACCCGAGGTCACGAAGTCACCGCGGTCGCCCGGGATCCCCGGCGCGCCGAGGGACTGGCGGTCCCCGTGCGCGCCGGCGACGCCGCGAACCCCGAAGACGTCGCCGCGGTGAGCCGCGGCCAGGACCTCGTGATCACGGCGACCCGCCCGGCGCCCGGCCGGGAGGACGAACTCATAGAGGCGACCCGCGGCCTGCTGAAAGGCCTGGCCGGGACCGGGGTGCGCCTGCTGGCCGTCGGCGGCGCGGCCACGCTGACCACGCCGGCCGGGACGACCGTGCTCGACGCCCCGGACCTCCCCGCGGAGCTGCGCCCGATCGCTTCGGCGTGCCGGGCGCAGCACGACGTGTACCGGGCCGACACCACCGTCGACTGGACCTACGCCAGCCCGCCCGCGCTCCTGGAACCGGGCGAGCGGACCGGCCACTACCGGCTGGGCGGTGACGAATTGCTCGTCGGCGCCGACGGCCGGTCGGCCATCTCGATGGAGGACTTCGCGGTCGCGCTGCTGGACGAGGCGGAACGGCCGCGCCACCACCGGACCCGCTTCACCGTCGCGTACTGA
- a CDS encoding alpha/beta fold hydrolase has product MTKRSETLGQEHRVRLPAGEVRYFERGSGAPVVFVHGVLTNAELWRKVVPDVAAAGFRCLAPDLPLGSHDLPMRADADLSPAGNADVIADFLEALDLRDVTLVANDTGGALTQIMLSRRPERVARVVLTPSDCFEYFFPPIFKALPPIARVPGSMAVLGQLLRIRALYRLPLLFGWVTKRPLPDAVAQAYLGQLRKSAGVRRDLRKLLKDVHPRHTLAAAEQLRTFARPVLLAWAPEDKLFPIRLAHRLAALLPDAKLVEVPDSYTFISEDQPAALARHVVEFAGVMAD; this is encoded by the coding sequence ATGACGAAGCGGAGCGAAACCCTGGGTCAGGAGCACCGCGTCCGGTTGCCCGCCGGCGAGGTGCGGTACTTCGAGCGGGGCTCGGGCGCCCCGGTGGTGTTCGTCCACGGGGTGCTGACGAACGCGGAGCTCTGGCGGAAGGTGGTGCCCGACGTCGCCGCGGCCGGGTTCCGGTGCCTGGCACCGGACCTGCCGCTCGGCTCGCACGACCTGCCGATGCGCGCCGACGCCGACCTCTCCCCCGCCGGGAACGCCGACGTGATCGCCGATTTCCTCGAGGCGCTCGATCTCCGCGACGTCACGCTCGTCGCGAACGACACCGGCGGAGCGCTGACGCAGATCATGCTCAGCCGCCGTCCGGAACGGGTCGCGCGGGTGGTGCTCACGCCGTCCGACTGCTTCGAGTACTTCTTCCCGCCGATCTTCAAGGCGCTGCCGCCGATCGCGCGGGTGCCCGGGTCGATGGCCGTGCTCGGGCAGCTGCTGCGGATCCGCGCGCTGTACCGCCTTCCGCTGCTGTTCGGGTGGGTGACCAAGCGGCCGCTGCCGGACGCGGTCGCGCAGGCCTACCTCGGGCAGCTGCGGAAGTCGGCCGGCGTGCGCCGCGACCTGCGCAAGCTGCTCAAGGACGTCCACCCCCGGCACACCCTCGCCGCGGCCGAGCAGCTGCGGACCTTCGCCCGGCCGGTGCTGCTGGCCTGGGCCCCCGAGGACAAGCTGTTCCCGATCCGGCTGGCCCACCGGCTCGCCGCGCTGCTGCCGGACGCGAAACTCGTGGAGGTGCCGGACTCCTACACCTTCATCTCCGAGGACCAGCCCGCCGCGCTGGCCCGCCACGTCGTCGAGTTCGCGGGCGTCATGGCAGATTAG
- a CDS encoding TetR/AcrR family transcriptional regulator, translated as MRRTQQDRSAGTKAALVAAARELFAVRGYQAVPADEITRAAGVTRGALYHHYGDKQGLFRAVVEELERELTEEVEAAFDGAADPLTGMLQALGVFLDACLREEVRRISLTDAPAVLGWEVWREIEAEYGLGLLVTVLEQARADGLIVDQPVRALAQLVLSAVMEAARMIAAADAPAQTRAEVQQVLGGWFGSLLRT; from the coding sequence GTGCGACGTACCCAGCAGGACCGTTCCGCCGGCACGAAGGCCGCCTTGGTCGCCGCCGCGCGCGAACTGTTCGCCGTCCGCGGCTACCAGGCCGTGCCGGCGGACGAGATCACCCGCGCGGCCGGGGTCACCCGGGGCGCGCTGTACCACCACTACGGCGACAAGCAGGGCCTGTTCCGCGCCGTCGTCGAGGAACTCGAACGCGAGCTGACCGAGGAGGTCGAAGCCGCGTTCGACGGCGCCGCCGACCCGCTGACCGGCATGCTCCAAGCGCTGGGCGTCTTCCTCGACGCCTGCCTGCGCGAGGAGGTCCGCCGCATCTCCCTCACCGACGCCCCGGCCGTGCTGGGGTGGGAGGTCTGGCGCGAGATCGAAGCGGAGTACGGCCTCGGCCTGCTCGTCACCGTGCTGGAGCAGGCCAGGGCCGACGGGCTGATCGTCGACCAGCCCGTCCGCGCCCTGGCCCAGCTCGTGCTCAGCGCCGTCATGGAAGCGGCGCGGATGATCGCCGCGGCGGACGCCCCGGCGCAGACGCGCGCCGAGGTCCAGCAGGTGCTGGGCGGCTGGTTCGGGAGCCTGCTGCGGACCTAG
- a CDS encoding dihydrofolate reductase family protein encodes MSVIVTEFVTLDGVAEDPDGSGGTAAGGWAFRHGPEAVAGDKFRLGSLLETGSLLLGRTTWELFSKLWPGRTDEFAARLNAARKLVVSRTLTDVTAWQNSSLLQGDLLETAERHDGDLIVIGSIGIAQALARRDLVDEYRLLVFPSLVGAGRRLFDGVAPADLRLASSTAVGAAVLSTYRTR; translated from the coding sequence ATGAGCGTGATCGTCACCGAGTTCGTCACCCTGGACGGCGTCGCCGAGGACCCGGACGGCTCGGGTGGCACGGCCGCCGGCGGCTGGGCGTTCCGGCACGGGCCGGAGGCGGTGGCCGGGGACAAGTTCCGGCTCGGCTCGCTGCTCGAAACCGGCTCCCTGCTGCTCGGCCGCACCACGTGGGAGCTCTTCTCGAAGCTCTGGCCCGGCCGCACGGACGAGTTCGCCGCCCGGCTCAACGCGGCCCGGAAGCTGGTCGTCTCACGGACGCTGACCGACGTGACGGCTTGGCAGAACTCCTCGCTGCTGCAGGGAGATCTCCTCGAAACGGCCGAGCGCCACGACGGGGACCTGATCGTGATCGGCTCGATCGGGATCGCGCAGGCGCTCGCCCGGCGTGACCTCGTCGACGAGTACCGGCTGCTCGTGTTCCCGAGCCTGGTGGGCGCGGGACGGCGGCTGTTCGACGGCGTGGCGCCCGCGGATCTGCGGCTGGCTTCCAGCACGGCGGTCGGCGCCGCGGTGCTGAGCACCTACCGGACGCGCTAG